In Dyadobacter sp. NIV53, a single window of DNA contains:
- a CDS encoding Gfo/Idh/MocA family protein: protein MSSSQNQEPFRVLVVGCGNMGASHAFAYQLLDGFEICGIVSTGKSKEILNEKLGGGYALYSDYETALAETKPDAVCISTYPDTHENFAIRALESGAHVFIEKPLADTVEGAKRVVEAAKAAGKQVVVGYILRVHPSWERFIAEAQGLGKPLVMRMNLNQQSHGYMWGVHRNLMKSLSPIVDCGVHYIDVMCQMTRSKPLRVSAIGARLTEDIPATNYNYGQLQIWFEDGSVGWYEAAWGPMISETAFFVKDVIGPKGSVSIVAKDAGATGKSSSVEAHTKTESIRVHHAELNEKDEFVHQDTWINLEDEPDHQELCNREQRFFLKAIQENTDLSDHLLDAVTSLQIAFACDESVRTGRTVDLV from the coding sequence ATGTCATCTTCTCAAAATCAAGAGCCATTTCGTGTACTTGTTGTAGGTTGTGGTAATATGGGGGCTTCCCATGCATTCGCGTACCAGTTGCTGGATGGTTTTGAAATCTGTGGTATTGTCTCTACCGGAAAAAGCAAGGAAATACTGAATGAAAAATTAGGCGGCGGTTATGCATTGTACAGCGATTATGAAACGGCACTTGCTGAAACCAAACCGGATGCTGTTTGTATTTCCACTTATCCGGATACTCATGAAAACTTCGCGATCCGTGCACTGGAAAGTGGTGCCCACGTATTTATAGAAAAACCTCTGGCCGATACGGTTGAAGGAGCAAAAAGAGTGGTTGAAGCTGCCAAGGCTGCCGGCAAACAGGTTGTAGTTGGTTATATACTGCGTGTACATCCATCATGGGAACGTTTTATTGCTGAGGCACAAGGACTTGGAAAACCGTTGGTAATGCGCATGAACCTGAACCAGCAAAGCCATGGATACATGTGGGGCGTACACCGTAACCTGATGAAAAGCCTGAGCCCGATCGTGGATTGCGGCGTTCACTATATTGATGTAATGTGCCAGATGACGCGTTCGAAACCACTTCGCGTAAGTGCAATCGGAGCCCGCCTGACAGAAGATATTCCGGCCACTAATTATAATTATGGCCAGCTTCAGATCTGGTTTGAAGATGGTTCGGTAGGCTGGTATGAGGCTGCGTGGGGGCCAATGATCAGTGAAACTGCATTTTTTGTAAAAGATGTCATCGGGCCAAAAGGATCGGTATCTATCGTCGCGAAAGATGCGGGAGCAACAGGAAAATCATCGTCTGTGGAAGCACACACAAAAACTGAATCGATACGCGTCCATCATGCTGAACTGAATGAAAAAGACGAATTTGTGCATCAGGATACCTGGATCAATCTGGAAGATGAACCGGATCACCAGGAACTTTGCAACCGTGAACAACGCTTTTTCCTAAAAGCAATTCAGGAAAATACTGATCTGAGCGATCACTTGCTTGATGCTGTTACAAGTTTACAAATTGCATTTGCCTGTGATGAGTCAGTAAGGACCGGAAGAACGGTTGACCTGGTTTAA